The following are encoded in a window of Ogataea parapolymorpha DL-1 chromosome VII, whole genome shotgun sequence genomic DNA:
- a CDS encoding Mitochondrial import receptor subunit TOM22 codes for MVTLTRIEDESQQKPEEKVFNAGVEEVESESEVESEDEFDENETLLQRIEALKDMILPEQRQYIASTLESACSTASTLAKKCGNGLWILTSSTLLLGVPLALGIFGETQLNELEKEMQLQQGSSDLLASGSEQQPATAAR; via the coding sequence atggTCACTCTAACTAGAATCGAAGACGAAAGTCAACAAAAGCCTGAAGAAAAGGTGTTCAACGCAGGAGTGGAGGAAGTTGAATCCGAATCTGAAGTTGAATCTGAAGACGAATTTGACGAAAATGAAACTTTGTTGCAGAGAATCGAAGCACTTAAGGACATGATTTTACCTGAGCAAAGACAATACATTGCTTCTACTTTGGAGTCTGCTTGCTCCACTGCATCAACTTTGGCCAAGAAGTGTGGAAATGGATTGTGGATTCTGACCTCTTCTACCTTGCTTCTGGGAGTTCCTTTGGCTTTGGGAATTTTTGGTGAGACCCAGTTGAACGAATTAGAAAAGGAAATGCAGTTACAACAAGGCAGCAGTGACTTGCTGGCCTCCGGAAGCGAACAACAGCCAGCTACAGCTGCAAGATAA
- a CDS encoding MIP18 family protein — MADVINANPTVLDASLLPTRHGAIVEKDEQSIVHQELTELSLDGITYTDSEGESEDEGFDAQEIYDLISTISDPEHPLTLGQLAVVNLSDIKVIDPQDKNQIGEVIVRITPTITHCSLATLIGLGIRVRLERCLPPRFRILVLLKEGSHQSENQVNKQLNDKERVSAACENDQLLKVISHMLATCA, encoded by the coding sequence ATGGCAGACGTTATAAATGCAAACCCTACCGTGCTGGATGCAAGCTTGCTGCCCACACGGCACGGCGCAATAGTGGAGAAAGACGAACAGTCAATAGTGCATCAGGAACTCACTGAGCTGTCGCTCGACGGAATAACGTATACGGATAGCGAGGGCGAATCTGAAGACGAGGGATTCGATGCTCAGGAGATTTATGACTTAATCTCGACAATTTCTGATCCCGAACATCCGCTCACTCTTGGGCAATTAGCTGTTGTGAATCTCTCAGACATCAAAGTTATTGATCCCCAGGATAAGAATCAGATAGGAGAGGTGATAGTCCGTATCACACCAACAATCACACACTGCTCTTTGGCCACCCTTATTGGTCTCGGAATCAGAGTTAGGTTGGAGCGTTGTCTGCCTCCAAGATTCAGAATATTAGTCTTACTGAAGGAAGGCAGCCATCAGAGCGAAAATCAAGTGAATAAACAGCTGAACGACAAAGAAAGAGTTAGTGCTGCCTGCGAAAATGACCAACTGCTCAAGGTGATTAGCCATATGCTAGCTACCTGCGCTTGA
- a CDS encoding Choline/ethanolaminephosphotransferase 1 has protein sequence MGFFLPQQALPHLKEYKYQSEDRSLLTKYVLKRFWVQFEKIFPVWMAPNMVTLSGLMFILISLLLVFYVDPDLNQQSPRWCYLVYALSIFLYQTFDACDGIHARRTGQSGPLGELFDHCVDAVNTSLSVLIFASVAGLGKGWMVYMSQFATLMNFYLSTWEEFYTHKLFLSECSGPVEGIILLVVLFIATALHGPSFWKFEVFSVDLSAFNLSSTYPIKALDLALAFGAVFLYFNIHSARRNVIQHVASKTEQQSAMRGLVPFFAYYGTVFAMLIVHEQIRTVYTVPMMLTIGSTMAFTVGRIIIGHLTKQEFPIFNLPMLLPAVQLILIPLLTHVYGYDYDGVLCSIVYLGFGVALGVHAMFILEVIYEITTYLDIYALSIKHQKVF, from the exons ATGGGATTCTTTTTACCTCAGCAGGCCCTACCTCACTTGAAAGAGTACAA GTATCAATCAGAGGATAGGTCATTATTGACCAAGTATGTCCTAAAACGATTCTGGGTCCAATTTGAAAAGATCTTCCCTGTGTGGATGGCCCCAAACATGGTTACGCTCTCGGGATTGATGTTCATTTTAATCTCTTTGCTTCTTGTGTTCTATGTGGATCCAGATTTGAATCAGCAATCGCCTCGATGGTGCTACTTGGTCTATGCTCTGTCCATTTTCCTGTACCAAACCTTTGATGCATGTGATGGAATCCACGCAAGAAGAACAGGACAATCTGGCCCCCTTGGAGAGTTGTTCGACCATTGTGTTGATGCGGTTAACACCAGTCTCTCTGTTCTGATCTTTGCCTCTGTGGCAGGCTTGGGGAAGGGATGGATGGTGTACATGTCTCAATTTGCTACTCTCATGAATTTCTATTTGTCCACATGGGAGGAATTCTATACTCacaaattatttttaaGTGAGTGCTCGGGTCCTGTGGAAGGAATTATACTACTGGTTGTTCTTTTCATTGCTACTGCGTTGCATGGCCCtagtttctggaaattcGAGGTTTTCAGCGTCGACCTTTCTGCTTTCAACCTATCTTCGACCTACCCAATCAAAGCCCTTGATTTGGCTTTAGCTTTTGGTGCTGTCTTCCTGTACTTTAACATCCACTCAGCCCGTCGGAATGTCATCCAACATGTTGCCTCTAAGACTGAACAGCAGTCCGCGATGAGAGGTTTGGTGCCATTCTTTGCCTACTATGGCACCGTTTTCGCGATGCTAATCGTTCACGAGCAGATCAGAACAGTGTATACTGTGCCAATGATGCTCACTATTGGCTCTACCATGGCATTCACTGTGGGTCGTATCATTATCGGTCATTTGACAAAGCAGGAATTCCCGATCTTTAATCTTCCGATGCTTCTTCCCGCTGTGCAGCTGATTTTGATCCCTTTGTTAACACACGTTTATGGATATGATTATGATGGTGTTTTGTGTTCAATTGTCTatcttggatttggtgTTGCTCTTGGAGTGCATGCTATGTTCATCCTAGAGGTGATCTACGAGATTACAACCTATCTGGACATTTATGCACTAAGTATAAAACACCAGAAAGTCTTTTAG
- a CDS encoding Mitochondrial carnitine carrier: MEDSIAESVLLDNFKSFGAGGFGGICAVITGQPFDYTKVLLQTNQYKSSLDCIKGTLASGGPLGFYKGVSSPLLGVTPMFAVSFWGYDVGKKLVCTFYNIDPVKSPLTIPQISAAGFFSAIPTTLIAAPFERVKVVMQTSQGKVSFLQTVSKLYKQGGLKSIFKGSAATLARDGPGSAVYFATYEYLKKELSTSSGDASIAAIMTAGGFAGVAMWTTIFPIDTIKSVQQSSESNRSVVKTASSIYSKGGLKAFFPGLGPALARSFPANAATFLGVEIARKFLDQIM; encoded by the coding sequence ATGGAGGATAGTATTGCAGAGTCCGTTCTTTTGGACAATTTCAAATCctttggtgctggtggcTTTGGTGGGATATGTGCGGTGATAACGGGCCAGCCATTCGACTATACCAAGGTGCTTTTACAGACAAATCAGTATAAGTCTTCTCTCGACTGTATCAAAGGCACTTTAGCCTCAGGTGGGCCTTTGGGCTTCTACAAAGGAGTTTCATCTCCTTTATTGGGGGTCACTCCAATGTTTGCTGTGTCTTTCTGGGGCTATGATGTGGGCAAGAAACTTGTGTGCACATTTTACAATATCGATCCTGTAAAATCACCCCTCACCATTCCTCAGATAAGCGCAGCAGGATTTTTCAGTGCGATACCTACCACATTGATTGCAGCCCCTTTTGAGCGTGTGAAAGTGGTGATGCAGACTTCTCAAGGCAAGGTGTCCTTTTTGCAAACGGTCTCCAAGCTTTACAAACAAGGTGGTCTGAAATCAATCTTCAAGGGGTCCGCGGCTACTTTGGCCAGGGACGGGCCTGGATCTGCCGTCTACTTTGCCACTTACGAATATCTTAAAAAAGAGCTCTCCACAAGCTCTGGTGATGCATCTATCGCAGCTATCATGACTGCGGGTGGTTTCGCAGGCGTTGCAATGTGGACAACCATCTTTCCTATTGACACTATAAAAAGTGTCCAGCAATCTTCAGAGAGCAACCGGTCAGTGGTTAAGACAGCATCTTCTATTTATTCAAAGGGGGGTCTTAAGGCTTTCTTCCCTGGTTTGGGTCCAGCCCTCGCTAGGAGCTTCCCAGCCAACGCAGCTACATTTTTGGGAGTCGAGATAGCCAGGAAATTTCTCGATCAAATTATGTAA